The genomic window ATCTTGCTCAACAGACCGCGCAGGCGCTCTTGCCACACATTCTGTTCCTGTCTAAGCTGCTCGTTTTCGTTCACCAGCGATTCCCGGTTGTTCTGCGCCTGCTGCACTTCCTGGCTCAGGCTGTTGTTCTTTTCTTTCAGCTCTTCGATTTCCATTTGCAAAAGCGTGATGGTATCGATCGCCTGCTGGACTTTCGCTTCCAGTTTCTCAAATACTTCAAATGCCATTTTTTTCCCCTTAAAGACACAAGGCGTCTTGGTCAGTGGTCGCTACACACCCTTGTGTAACTCGAAAAAGCCGACCGCCCAGGCATGTTGCCGCTGCCCTATGCTGTGACTCATAGCGGATTTTAAGTAGCCTGCCTGCCTGTGTCCATACACATTGTCTCAATTAGGACATTAGACCCCCGGCAACGCCGCCGGTTCTGCCCGCGGCGACAAACTCCGCGTCGCCATCAGCCTTTTCCCGTCGACGGCGTATTCGTTTCCCTTTAAGCCCTAAGCACGGCGCACATTAAGGTACTTAGTAGAGTAAAGAATGGATTTTTAGGAACTAATTTTTAAGCGAATACGCGCATTTTTATGACACGGCCCACACATTTAACGTTCGATATTTCTCGTTTTTGCTCGTTAACGATAAATTCAAATTATAACCACATAAGTTATTACCCTATTCTCAATCAGTGACAGCGGTGTTGCATCGGCCTGGTCCAACACCGCTCAGCCACAGGAACCGTTTATGAGCCAATTAACATCACCGACAATCAAAGGGCAGTGCATCGCCGAATTCCTCGGGACTGGATTACTGATTTTCTTCGGTGCCGGCTGCGTCGCCGCCATGAAGCTGGCCGGCGCGTCGTTCGGTCAATGGGAGATCAGCATCATCTGGGGTATGGGCGTGGCGATGGCGGTCTATCTCACCGCGGCCGTTTCCGGTGCGCACCTCAGCCCGGCCATTACCATTGCGCTCTGGCTGTTCGCCAGCTTCGAGCGGCGTAAAGTCCTGCCCTACATCGTGGCGCAAATGCTCGGGACATTCTGCGCCGCAGCGCTGGTCTACGGCCTTTACTATTAATCCGTTTTTTTATTATGAGCAGACACACCATATGGTTCGCGGCAGCGTCGAAAGTCTGGATCTCGCCGGCATTTTCTCGACCTACCCTAATCCGCATATTTCGGTGGCCCAGGCGTTTTTGGTGGAAATGGTGATTACCGCCATCCTACTTTGTCTGATTCTGGCGCTGACCGGCTTCGCCCTGAATCCCGCGCGTGATTTTGGCCCGAAAACCTTCGCCTTCCTGGCCGGCTGGGGCAAAGTTGCCTATACCGGCGGCCGGGAGATCCCGTACTTTCTGGTCCCGCTGATTGCGCCTGTGGTCGGTGCCTGTCTGGGCGCCTTCGGCTACCGCGCATTGATTGGGCCCCATCTGCCCGGTCAACTGAGCGGTGAAGAGGCCGATGGCGTCGCCGTCGCGCATAGCCGCGCTACGCGTTCCGAGCCCAAAGCCTGATTTCCTTTGTTGAACGTCTAAACTAGCGAGAAACTCTTATGCCATCAGAAAAAAAATATATCGTCGCGCTCGACCAGGGAACCACCAGCTCGCGCGCGATCGTGCTCGATCACGACGCCAACATTGTCAGTGTCTCTCAGCGGGAGTTTACCCAAATTTATCCCAAGCCGGGCTGGGTGGAACATGACCCGATGGAAATCTGGGCCAGCCAGAGCTCGACGCTGGTGGAAGTGCTGGCCAAGGCGGATATCCGCTCCGATCAAATCGCCGGCATCGGCATCACCAACCAGCGCGAAACCGCCGTAGTGTGGGATAAAGAGAGCGGGAAACCTATCTACAACGCCATCGTGTGGCAGTGCCGCCGTACCGCGGACATCTGCGAGAAGCTGAAACGCGACGGGCTAGGAGAGTATGTGCGCCACACTACGGGCTTGGTCATCGACCCCTATTTCGCCGGGACCAAAGTCAAATGGATCCTCGACCATGTGGAGGGCGCCCGCGAGCGCGCCAAGCGCGGCGAATTGCTGTGCGGCACCGTCGACAGCTGGCTCATCTGGAAAATGACCCAGAGACGGGTGCATGTCACCGATTACACCAACGCCTCGCGCACTATGCTGTTCAACATCCATGAACTGGAATGGGACGACCGCCTGCTGGATATCCTCGATATTCCACGCGCCATGTTGCCCAAAGTGCGGCCTTCTTCGGAAATTTATGGCCAGACCAATATAGGCGGCAAAGGCGGTACCCGTATTCCCATCGCCGGTATCGCGGGCGATCAGCAGGCGGCGCTGTACGGCCAGCTGTGCGTCACCCCCGGCATGGCGAAGAATACCTACGGCACCGGTTGCTTCTTGCTGATGAATACCGGCACCGAAGCGGTACAATCGCGCCACGGCCTGCTGACCACCATCGCCTGCGGACCGCGTGGCGAAGTGAACTACGCGCTGGAAGGGTCGGTGTTCGTCGCCGGCGCCGCCATTCAATGGCTGCGCGATGAGATGAAGCTGATTAACGACGCCACCGACTCGGAATATTTCGCCAGCAAGGTGAAAGATACCAACGGCGTATACGTAGTGCCGGCCTTTACCGGCCTCGGCGCTCCGTATTGGGATCCATACACCCGCGGTGCCATCTTCGGCATTACGCGCGGCGTGAATGCCAACCACATCATCCGTGCGACGCTTGAGTCCATCGCCTTCCAAACCCGCGATCTTATCGAGTCCATGCAGGCGGATTCCGGCGAGCGG from Sodalis glossinidius str. 'morsitans' includes these protein-coding regions:
- the glpK gene encoding glycerol kinase GlpK; its protein translation is MPSEKKYIVALDQGTTSSRAIVLDHDANIVSVSQREFTQIYPKPGWVEHDPMEIWASQSSTLVEVLAKADIRSDQIAGIGITNQRETAVVWDKESGKPIYNAIVWQCRRTADICEKLKRDGLGEYVRHTTGLVIDPYFAGTKVKWILDHVEGARERAKRGELLCGTVDSWLIWKMTQRRVHVTDYTNASRTMLFNIHELEWDDRLLDILDIPRAMLPKVRPSSEIYGQTNIGGKGGTRIPIAGIAGDQQAALYGQLCVTPGMAKNTYGTGCFLLMNTGTEAVQSRHGLLTTIACGPRGEVNYALEGSVFVAGAAIQWLRDEMKLINDATDSEYFASKVKDTNGVYVVPAFTGLGAPYWDPYTRGAIFGITRGVNANHIIRATLESIAFQTRDLIESMQADSGERLKALRVDGGAVANNFLMQFQSDILGSRVERPEVREVTALGAAYLAGLAVGFWSDLEEVRSKAVIEREFRPGIETVERNYRYEGWKKAVARARAWEEQDKE
- the zapB gene encoding cell division protein ZapB, with protein sequence MAFEVFEKLEAKVQQAIDTITLLQMEIEELKEKNNSLSQEVQQAQNNRESLVNENEQLRQEQNVWQERLRGLLSKMDEV